One genomic region from Agelaius phoeniceus isolate bAgePho1 chromosome 25, bAgePho1.hap1, whole genome shotgun sequence encodes:
- the SLC60A1 gene encoding major facilitator superfamily domain-containing protein 4A yields the protein MWWDERVSARFRRNLQPTLTYWSVFFSFGLCIAFLGPTLLDLRCQTQSSLSQITWVFFSQQFCLLLGSCLGGVFKRTLAQSLLALFASSLAISLVFAIIPLCHNVVVLAVVMAVAGLAMGCIDTISNMQLVKIYQKDSAIFLQALHFFVGFGALLSPLIADPFLSDTNCILANGTANASSNLPHIRKSLLPHHPGNLSHYDLPMKGMVVTRVSYAFWIMALINLPVPIAVFFLLYKERMVPCFNGSSHPLLSADELALETRPGDKDELSTAAQRPHTAAGHEDLFSCCQSKNFRGVSFTYFAVHITGALVLFMTDGIVGEYSGFVYSYAVEEPLAVVHKVAGYLPSLFWGFITLGRLISIPVSYRMKPATMVFINVVGVLITFLLLLIFSSSVVFLFVGTASLGLFLSSTFPSMLAYTEDILQYKGCATTVLVTGAGIGEMVLQLLVGSIIHDRGSYSFLVCGMIFGCLAFTFYALLVFFHRMYPKPCPELDEASPEKAAVPEDTGQYQR from the exons ATGTGGTGGGACGAGCGGGTGTCGGCGCGGTTCCGGAGGAACCTGCAGCCCACCCTCACCTACTGGAGCGTCTTCTTCAGCTTCGGCCTCTGCATCGCCTTCCTGGGGCCCACGCTGCTGGACCTGCGCTGCCAGACCCAGAGCTCGCTCTCGCAGATCACCTGGGTGTTCTTCTCGCAGCAGTTCTGCCTCCTGCTCGGCAGCTGCCTCGGAGGGGTCTTCAAGAGGAC gctggcccaGTCCCTGCTGGCCCTGTTTGCCTCGTCCCTGGCCATCTCGCTGGTGTTTGCCATCATCCCCCTGTGCCACAACGTGGTGGTGCTGGCCGTGGTCATGGCCGTGGCCGGGCTGGCCATGGGCTGCATCGACACCATCTCCAACATGCAGCTGGTCAAGATCTACCAGAAGGACTCTGCCATCTTCCTGCAG gccctgcactTCTTCGTGGGTTTcggggccctgctgagccccctGATCGCCGACCCCTTCCTGTCGGACACCAACTGCATCCTGGCCAACGGCACGGCCAACGCCTCCAGCAACCTCCCGCACATCCGCAAGTCCCTGCTGCCCCACCACCCCGGCAACCTGTCCCACTACGACCTGCCCATGAAGGGCATGGTGGTGACACGCGTGTCCTACGCCTTCTGGATCATGGCCCTCATCAAC ctgcccgtGCCCATCGCTGTGTTCTTCCTGCTCTACAAGGAGAGGATGGTGCCCTGCTTCAATGGCAGCAGCCACCCACTGCTGTCAGCTGATGAGCTGGCCCTGGAGACACGGCCTGGCGACAAGGACGAGCTCTCCACCGCTGCCCAGAGACCCCACACAGCTGCAg GTCACGAGGATTTGTTCAGCTGCTGCCAAAGCAAGAACTTCCGAGGGGTTTCCTTCACCTATTTTGCCGTGCACATCACCGGGGCTCTGGTTCTCTTCATGACTGATGGGATCGTG GGAGAGTACTCGGGCTTCGTGTACAGCTACGCCGTGGAGGAGCCGCTGGCCGTGGTGCACAAGGTGGCTGGGTACCTGCCCAGCCTCTTCTGGGGCTTCATCACCCTGGGCAGGCTCATCTCCATCCCCGTGTCCTACAGGATGAAGCCAGCCACCATGGTCTTCATCAACGTG GTCGGGGTCCTCATCactttcctgctgctcctgattTTCTCCTCCAGCGTGGTTTTCCTGTTTGtgggcacagcatccctggggctgttcctcagcagcaccttcccCAGCATGCTGGCCTACACCGAGGACATCCTGCAGTACAAAG GTTGTGCCACCACAGTGCTGGTGACTGGAGCTGGCATTGGAGAgatggtgctgcagctgctggtgggctCG ATTATCCATGATCGGGGCAGCTACAGTTTCCTGGTCTGTGGGATGATCTTTGGATGCTTGGCCTTCACCTTCTACGCCCTGCTGGTGTTTTTCCACAGGATGtaccccaagccctgcccag AGCTGGACGAGGCCTCCCCGGAGAAAGCAGCAGTGCCTGAGGACACGGGGCAGTACCAGCGCTGA